The candidate division KSB1 bacterium nucleotide sequence AAAACGGAATGTGCAAATAAAGTCCAAGCGTATTTTCAAGAGGCGGCGAGTTCAAGGCCTCGAAAGCTTCTGGAAGTTTATCCTCGCTCCAAAATGAATAAGGCGGATAATTGGAAACGAAAACGCTGCCGGCCTCGGTTTCTTTAAGATCGAGCCGTGAAGTTGCTGGTTCAGGTTGTGAAGTTTGTGGATTTGAAGTCATAAAATATAAAAATCCCAAAAATCAAATTCCAATCCCTATGTGAAATTTGGTATTTGATAAATTGGAATTTACCTCTCATTTATTTTTTTCCAAAACAAAAAACGATGCCATCATCGTTGCCGATAATAAACTTGCCGTCAGCAAAGCTCGCTGACGACGCAATTGCTGAGGCTGTATCGAATTCCCAAAGCAGTTTGCCTGAGTGAATATCAAAAATAAAAATGATGCCTCGAGTCGAGGCAATAATTGCTTTATTTCCTATAATGACAGGCGAGGATTCTATTTTAGCTTTCGCCTGATAAGTCCAAAGCGATTCGCCGGTTTTCGGATTTAAGGCATGAACCATCTTGTCCCGTCCACCAACAATGACCACTTTCTCAGTTACTGCTGCTGATGAGTAGTAAGGAAATTTCCTTTTGGGGTGCTCATATTGCCAGGCAATATTAGACTTTTTTAAATCAATGCAATAAACCTGATTTCCAAAAGAGCCGAAATATGCCCGATCGTTGTGAACTGCAGGACTTGCAGCCACATAGGCTCCCAGGTCGATTTTTTGCACTTCTTTTCCCGAAGGAATATCAATGACCCGAAAATAATAATCGCAGCCGGTAACAAAAGCATGGTCGTCCAAAATCGCCGGGGTACCGTGTACATAACCTTCCGTCTCAAATTTCCAAACCAAGCCGCCGTCTTTTGCCGAAAGGCAGTAAAGAAAATTATCATAGGCGCCAAAAAGCACTTTGTCTTTATAAAAATTTGCCGAGGAATTAATTTCGCCCTCGGCTTCAAATGTCCAGATGTTTTCACCGGTTTTTGCATTCAGAGCGTAAAATTTGCCAAGCTCATCACCAAAGTAAACTGTGTCGTTATAAATAGATGGGGATGATTTTATCGGGTCTGTGCCTTCGAGTTTCCATTTCAACTTTCCAGTGGCAAAGTCAATCGCGTAGAAATTGCCGTCGAGCGTTCCGAAATAAACGGTTCCGTTATAAATCGCTGCTGTAGATTCAACTGCATCGCTTGCTTCGAAAGTCCAGAGTGGCTCAGGGTTTTCAGGTAGTTCTCCTTCTTTCACGCCGGTTAGTTGGGGGTTGCCTCGAAACATGAGCCAATTGCTGGATTTTGATTTATCTGAGGCGTCATCATTGCCACCGATAACAATCGTGTTGGGAATGCAAAGCAAAAATAATAAATAGTACCTAAAGACTTCTGTAGGCCTAAACATTTAAACAACTCCTTTTATCGTTATCAAAAAGCCTTCTCATAAAGTTCCAGTAGCTCTTTCTCCCCAACCGGCCGGGGATTGAACTTTCCCGTCCACTGTTGCGCCGCTTCCTGAGCTAATTCGGGTATTTCGGTTTCACTGATGTGACAATCCCGAAGCCGCACCGGCAGATGATTCATTTCAAATAGTTCTGTAATCCGCGCCGCCAGGCTTTCCGCCCCGGATTTCAGCCCGGTGGTTTCGGCTAATTCGTCATAAAAGCCGTTTACTGTTTCTGCGTTAAACTTGATCACATGCGGCAGCATCAAACCGACTGCAATGCCGTGTGCTATGTCGAAATGCGCGGTCAAAGGATTGGCACAGGCATGAGCCGCGCCGAGCATCGAGTTTTCAATCGCATTTCCGGCGAAATGAGCGCCGAGAAGCATGTTTCCGGCCGCCTCTAAGTTTTGGCGATCTGAGATGAAGGCTTGATAATTTTCAGAGAGCAACTTCCAGGCTTCCCTGGAAAACATTTGAGAAATTGCATTCCGTTTCATTGAGACAAAACTTTCAATCGCATGGGAAATCGCATCAATTCCTGTAACCGCAGCAACTTTTCGGGGGACTGTCTGCAATAAAGTCGGATCCAGTATCACAGTCTTGAAGCGCGCCTTAATATCGCCGCAAGCCATTTTTTGATGCGTTTCCTCGTTCGCGATCAGGGCATATGATTGAGCTTCGCTTCCTGTACCGGCGGTGGTCGGAATACCAATTACAGGCAGCATGGGTTTTGTTGCCTTACCAGTCCCCCAGTAGTCTTCCATTCTGCCGCCATTGGTCAGCAAGAAATTGATTCCTTTTGCAGTGTCCATGGCGCTGCCGCCGCCAAGTGCGATGATGACGTCAATTGGTTCATGTTTCTTAGCAAACTGGACCCCGCTTTCTACATGTTTTGTCGTTGGATTTTCTTCGACGCCCTGAAAGACAACCGACTCGAAAGATGACCGACTGAGGCTCTGAACCGCGCGCTCAACATGCCCTGCCTTCGCCAGTCCGGGATCACTCACGAGTAAAGCTTTTTGGACCCCAAGTTCTTTTGTCGATGCGCCGAGTTGGTCAATGGCATTCTCGCCAAAGATTACTCTGGTTGTCGGATTGTAGTCGAAAATTTGCATATAATTGATTATTGAATATTGTTTATTGATTAATCTAACTAAGCTAATTTTATATTCTTTTGAGCGGTCTTTCTGGATGAAATAAAATATCGATGTTAATTCTTTGGCTTCGTTTAATAGCGGTAGCACTAATTCCTTCTTTTAGCAAATTCTCATCAACTATAAATTCAAACCAGAAAGTGGATTCATCTGCCTCCTCTATTACGATACTAATTTTTGTTACAAAAACATTTTTTGTTTGAGCTACACAAGTTGCTCTATAAATTCGCAGCAACTGAAGTAGCGCATCTTATTAATTGTCCTTGGATATTTCTACCTAACTTTATAGTTGGCAATGCCAACGCAAGCTTAACACATCTATGAGCAAAATCCTTAGTCCGTTTCTTAAGTTCTTGAAAATCAATTTAATTAATTACTAACATTTCTCACTTCAGTTGACATTGTAATTATTCCATTTAGGATGAAAAAATTCATTTAATGCAGAAATTTCATTTACAAGATTAATCGGCTAAAAATAGGAGTGCAAAAATCAGCGAAGCGTATTTTTGCAGAAACTAAAGCTAAACTCATGTAAAAATACGTTCGCTACACTCACTGATTTTTACACTCCTGCCTTGTCAAAGTGAGGAATGTTAGTAAATAATAAACAAAAAAACAAGTTTAGTTCTATATATGGTAGTGCAGTTTTTTATATATGCACTTTATTTAGATTGGAACTCATTCAATCGGAACGTGGTTAAACACACTCAAAAAAACAATGGCATAAAAATTATGTACACCCAGGTTTTAGTATTAAATGCCAGTTATGAGCCAATTCACATATGTGGGATCAAGCGGGCAATAATTCTCATCGTCAAGGGCTTAGCTCGAAGCGAGCAAAACACACCTCGTGTGATGCGGTCACCTTCAACAGTTTTTCCGGTCCCGGCAGTGATTCGCCTGTTGCATTATGTTCAAATTCCTTACCGAAAAAAAGCCTACTCTAAAAAGCATATTTATTTGCGCGATGGATATACATGTCAATATTGCGGTGACGTTCATACGCCGCATGAGTTGACGCTCGATCATATCCTGCCGCAGTCGCGTGGGGGTAAAAACGTCTGGGAGAACCTGGTTACTTGCTGTCGCAAGTGTAACTCAAAAAAGAGCGATCTCACGCCAAGAGAAGCAGACATGGTCATATTGAATAAGCCAAAGCCGCTTGGCAGCTATTTTTATCTGCATCTCGTGCGCTCAAAAGCACGCAATAATCAGTACTGGCGCAAATATCTTTATTACGAATAGAGTTTTAAATATTATGAATTGGGGTTTAAGCCTGATGGCGATGTCGTCAGGCTTTTTTTATGGGTTTTACAAAAAGTCAGCTTTTCTTTTCCACGGCAATCTTTTGACTTTTATCTTCTACGATGACTCTTACTTTAGCAATTCTTTGCCGATCAAGACCTTCGATGATAATTTTACCATTTTCGAAATCCAACTTGCTGCCCGGTTCAGGAATATTGCCGGCCATGCTGAATACCACACCACCCACAGTTTCAACATCAAACTCGGGAAGCTTTATCTTCAATCTTTCCTCGCATAATTTCACCGGGCAAAGTCCATCCAGTAAATATTCCCGCCCTCCAACCTGCCGAATGAAAGCGATCGGTTCGTCAAATTCATCATAAATTTCACCAACCAGTTCTTCGAGAACATCTTCCAAAGTCGCAACACCGATCGTGCCGCCGTACTCATCAATCAAGACAGCCATGTGAAGTTTTGTCCGTTGGAACTCCCGAAACAGAGCATCGAGTGTGATGGTCTCCGGATAAAAAAGGATATCGCGCTTTAACTTATTCATGCGAAGCCTCTTCTCACCCCTTGCAGTTGCAGCCATGACATCTTTGATATGGACCATTCCCAAAACTTGATCCAAATCACTTTTACAAAGCGGATAACGGGTGTGCTGACTTTCTTGTGTTATTTTCAGATTTTCCGAAAACGTGTTTGTGGTTGAAAGATAAACAACAGATGTCCTGGGAATCATAATTTGCTTGCCGATTTTTTCGTGCAAGGAAAGGACGTTTTCCATCATCTCGACCTCGCGGCGGGTGAGGTGCCCGCTTTGTGCCGAATGTGCAAAAATGAGTTTGAGCTCATCTTCCGAGTGCGCCATTTCGCTTTCGCTTTCGGGGTTGACACCAACAAGTTTGATCAGAAATAAAGCAGAATGATTTAAGGCAACAATAAACGGTTTAAAAGTTTTATAAAATGCATAAAGGGGTAAAGCAACCCACAAGGCAGTCTTTTCCGCCAGCCGAATGGATAAAGACTTCGGAGCCATTTCGCCAAGTACAATATGCAGGTAAGTAATGATTGTGAAAGCGACCCCAAAAGCAAGGCCGTGAATTATTGCTTGGGTTTTTATTCCCAATTGGGCAAAAAGCGGCTCGAACCAACTCGCCAAGTAGGGTTCTCCCAGCCAACCCAGTGCTAAACTTGCCAGGGTAATTCCCACTTGACAGGCAGAAAGATATGCATCTAATTCATCAAGGATTTTTTTGGCGATGCCGGCGGCAAAAATGCCCTCAGCAGCCTTTTGCTCGATTTGTGATGGGCGGACTTTGACAATTGCAAATTCCGCTGCAACAAAGAAGGCGTTAAGAAAAACAAAAAAGAAGATTACAAAAAGCTGAAAGAAGTATTCCATTGATGGGTTAAATAAAATCCTGGGAATCTAATTATTCATACATAATCGAGTGGTATAAGTTTCAGACCTTCATCCTTTAATGCTTTTAGTTGGAGGCTGTAGTCTGAATGTTATCGCCCTTTTTAAGAAAAGAGCTAATGAGCCCACGAACACTGTAAATAAAAAGAACAAAGAAAAAATAATCAGAACTGAACTGTTCAGGTAAATGATTAAAATAGAGCGTGTACCAAAAGGTGACTGCCAGAACTGCCCAAACAAGTTGACCGAAAAGTATTCTTATCTTTTTATTGGGCATCCAGCGTTTTAAAAATTTTGCATACCAAACCGTAAAAAAATCGATGAACAAAATCAGAATTAATGATGCAATCGAAATGGTTAGGAGTTTGGCTCCCATAAATTACTCCGCATTTTGTTTTTTTACTTATTTAAAATAGGTTGCTAACGGCAAATCAACAACTGTTGTTAAGCCCGGCGACGCATTAGAAACAACCGGAATCGCGTTGATCATTCGAGCAATTGTAGCCTTGTCTCCAAAAATCCCGCCCTCGACATTCAGGTGAATTGGCGGCTCGCCTTCTATCGTCACGCTGTCTCTTTCCTTTTCGGCGCCGATGAATATTTGCAACTCAAGTTTTATCAATTCTACACCATTTTTCAAAGCTTTTGCCACGTGTAAAATCCCTGCCACCTCACCCTGCTGCACAGTTAAATAATCCGTTTCAATGGTTTTAGTGGAAATTTGAGGATCGATTGTTTCTTTGAGTTCGTCGAATTGAAACCCGATTTTATCAGCGACGGCGTATAAAGACTCAACAAGTCCAATATGCCCGAGCTTTCCTTGCCTAACCAGATTTCTGAATTCATCCGGGGTCAGGCCAGCGCCTACTTTCTTCTGTAACGGCAGGCGCCTTTTGGATGCGTCAACGACACGGGTTGCGACGATTTTTTCAATTTTAGTACAAACGCCGCTCATCGCCAGAACAAGCACATCCATTGAAAATCCGGGGTTCACACCGGTGCCGACTACAGTTGTTTTGTTTTCCTCCGCCACTTTATCAATTCGTGCGCAGAACTTTGAATCCCGGCGATAGGGGTAAAACAACTCCTCACACGATGAAACGACTGAAGCGCCAGCCTGGAGACATATTCTTAACTGCTCCTCTACTTTGGCTAAAAAAGAGCCGGTTGAGTGCAGGACAATATCCGGTTGGGTCTCATTCAAGACTTTTTGTGGGTCGTTCGATACCGAAATCTTTAACTTAGAATCAAGACCAAGAACATCGCCCAGATTAACTCCGATTTTGTCCGGATCGACATCGATTCCGCCCACGAGTTTGAGACGTTTTTTTTGAAGAACTAATTTTGCGGCCTCGATTCCTATCGGGCCAAGTCCGTATTGAACAACTTTGAGTTGATTTTCCACTACCTATTTTGACCTCTTTTCAGCTATTCTCAAAATATCCTCATTCTGCGGCAGAAGACGAATTTCAATTCTGCGATTTTTTGCACGCCCCCGGCGCGTTTTGTTCGTGGCGATTGGCCGGTGTTCGCCAAAACCTGATGCTTCCAGGCTTTCGGCATTTAGGCCAACTTCTTCGGTAAGGAAGCGCACCACATTCGTCGCTCTGGCAACCGATAGCTCCCAATTGCTGTCGAATTGGCTTTTCAGATTGAGATGAATCGGCACGTTGTCCGTGTGTCCTTCAACCTTGATGCGCTTGTCTTTGGTCTGCTTCAAGATTCCCCCAACCTGTCCAAGAACTTTCATTCCCTTCTCAGATAGCTCAGCTTCTCCAGAGGGAAAAATAATCCGATCAACGATTCTCACTTTTAATTGGTCCGCCAACTGAGTTATGGTGATTTCTCCGGCCTCGACTTGTTCTTTTAGTTCGCCAATCAAATCTTCATAAGTAGATTTCAATTGGTTTATTTCTTCGTTTTTGGCGTCAGACAATTCTTGCACTTTTTGTTCAACCTGTTTGGTAAGAACCGCATTTTGTTGTTCGAGCTGCTCAACCCGAAAGCCAAGTTCTTCGTTTTCCTGACGAATCTCCTTTAACTGTGACTGAAGGGGTGAAACTTTATCCAGGTAAAAATATCCGGATATGCCAAGCAGCAAAACAAACAAGATCAGTAGAAAGGTCGAAAATGTGTTCATATTATGGGTCTAAGTCGTTTTTTGATTTAGCAATTCCGTAAACGGCGATTCCAAAAGCAACTGCGACATTCAAAGAAATTTTCTTGCCTCTCATCGGGATATTTATCAGAAAATCCGCTCTTTTTACAATCTCCTCGCTGACGCCGTTGTATTCATGTCCAACTACCAGGCACACTGGAAAACGAAAATCGGCCCGATCGTAAGGAATGCTTTTGTCAGTCGCTTCCAAGACAACAATTTGAATGTTTTCACGCTTCAGTTTCTCAACCAAAGTGACGCTTTCAGGAAAATACTCCCACGGCACACTTTCTTCAGCTCCTAAGGCCACTTTGCGAATTTCCCTGTGCGGAGGCTGGCCGGATATTCCGGTCAAAAATAGCTTCGTTACTCCGGCGCCATCTGCCGTCCTGAAGATAGCGCCAACATTATAAAGACTTCGAACATTTTCGACGAGAGCATAAATCATAATTCGGTTCTTGATCCATTTTCTATTGAGAAGAATCTAAAAGCACTCGATTCAGGACTTTGTTCAGTTCAGTGATTTTATAAGGTTTTGTAATCGCCGCCTCAAAACCATAGTCTTGAAAATTTTCCATAATTGGATCATTTAAATAACCACTACAAACAACGGCCTTAACATTCGGGTCATATTGACGAAGTTCTTTCAGAGTGTCGGTAGCCTCTTTACCTGGAATCACTAAATCCAAAATAACTAAATCAAAAGGGTGTTTAGCTTGTTTATAACGTTCGATTGCCGCAGAACCTTCCCCAACATATTCAACCTTGAAGCTAAGATGCTCAAGCATTTTGCACATAGCAACTCCGGCCCGCTTGTCATCATCAACAACAAGCACTCTTCTATCACCGGAAAATGAATTCTGCTCGTCAAATTGAACTTCTTTGCGAGGTTTTCCCGCAACGGCTGTATAATTTGATAAAAAGAATTGTTTGGTCAACTCTATTGCTTCATGAGCAGCACTTTCTGCCTCTAACAAAGTATTATCTAAATCACTTTCCGGTGAGGAGTCCATTCTGGCAATAGAAAGGTTGCTGATAATTGCAGTCAAAAGATTATTGAATTCGTGAACAAAGTCATTTGCACTCATCTCATCCGGTTCCGTTTTTAAAAACTGCTTGTCCGATTTGTTTTGATATAACATGAAACAAAATTTATAGTATGGAAGATGTATATAATAATTTTAAGAAAAATTTGTTTTGTTGTCAAGGACAAACATGAAAAATTAAATAGACAATTGTTTTCAAGTTATTTAAATTGATTTGACATGTGTTGAAAAATTGGCTCGTTGACTTAGGAACAACCACTCCCAATTTACGTTCAATAAAATCAATAAACAACCCGCCATTTTTTTAAAAACAAAAGCGATCTGCTATAAATGTTCACAAACAACAAAGTCGTAAAGATTCTTTTGGGATTGTTGGGCTGCCTTTGTATGGCAATATTTTTCGTAATGCAGGCCAATTCCAAAACTTCAAATCTCTTACGGCAAAACATTTCTAAAAACGAGATTCTCAAAAAAGCCGAAGAAGCTTTTCAAAATTCCGAACTTGCTGATTACGATCTAAAAAGAAGCATCGATCTGGATTTGGATAGTAATTTGTCTAAATACGCCCAACTTCACTTAAACAACGAACGACCGCAAGGCTTTTACCCAATTGGCTCATGGGACGTAGCATGGACAGGAAAAACACACACCAAGAAAGAGGGTGAAGTAGAGGTTCGTTTCCAAGTGAAATACGATTTTGATGGCAATCTCATCGAACGTCTGGAGAGTGCGCCACACCTGCGAAGACCCCCTAATTTCAAAGATTCTGAAGCGGCAGAGGAGGCTGCCAGACGTTTTCTGCACACCATAAATATTGACACCTCAGCAATTACGGTTAGAAACAGTGCGAGCAGCAAAGATGATCGGGTATTACTCTATGATTTTTCCTTCAGTAAACCTTCCTCAATATCTCCGGATTTAAGAGAAAATTACCAAGTGAATATTGCCGGAAGACGCATCACAAATTATCGTGCCCGGGTGATCGTCGATTCCGACAAAGCAATCTTCCCGAAAATCCATAGAACCTCAGAGACCGTTTCCACGATCATCGTAATAGCAATCTGGTTCATCATTGGGCTTTTCCTGATCGGCATATTTATTAAACGTTTAAGACACGATGAACTCGAATTTAAACGGGCATTTTGGTTGGGCGTCACCGGCTTCAGCATCATGTGGCTTGCCATGGCCATTAAGTTTTTCCCGGAATGGGAAGGGATGCTTTTGGGAGGTGGGCTGATCGGTCTGTTTACCGGACTCGGCCTCATTGTAGTTTATTCAGTCACGGATTCACTCAATAGAGACGTTTGGAGAGAAAAAGAAGTATTGTCCGACATCATCGTTAGAGGATTCCTGCGTGTTAAGGAAATGGGTGCAGCTATTCTTGACTCGCTGTTTATTTCCGGTCTAACCCTTCTAACCTTTGGCATCCTTTTCTGGCTAAGCAGTCAGTTCAACATCGGATTCATCGACTTTGATGCAGATGATCATTTTTGGATTTTCAAGGGAAATTTAGCGCTTCTAAAAAATATTTTTTTTACAATAATAAGTTCGCTCTTTATCGGACTGGTTTTACTTTCTTTCTGGTTTGCCTATTTAAAGTCAAAAGTCCGGTCGAATAAAATTTTGATCATTCTATTTACGATTTTTATTAACCTTGCCGGGCTACATCTATATCAAATCCGTCCGACGTATATGGCATTTTTTTTGTTGCTACCGGTTGCATTTCTTTGGGCCTACTACGCTTTTAAAAGTAATTTTATTTCTATATTTCTTTCCCTGTTCACAGTTAATTTTTTCTTAGAGCTTTCCTTAATCGGCAATTTACCCCATGGATTTTATAGTGTCCCAATGATTTTCTCCGGAACGTTTATTCTGGTTTTGTTTGCTTCGGGTGCCTACATTATCCATAGTAAAGTAACCGCAAAAGATTTTGCGCACTATGTGCCGGAATACGTGGGTCGAATTGCAGAAAGAGAAAGATTCTTAAAAGAGTTAGAAATTGCCCGCACCGTGCAGCTACAGTTTTTGCCTCAGTCGATCCCGGAGTTTCCGCATTTGGATATCGCTTGTGTCTGTAAGCCAGCGATGGAAGTAGGGGGCGATTATTATGATTTTATGCCTAATGGTAACGACTCTTTGGGAATTGTCATAGGAGATGTTTCCGGCAAAGGGGTTTCCGCCGCTTTCTACATGACCATGGCAAAAGGGATCATAAAAACACTGTCAAAATCAACCAGCAATCCAAAGGAAATTCTCACCAGGATGAATGAGATTTTTTATGAAAACGCCCCGAAGGATGTTTTTATCAGTGTCATTTATGGTCTTTTTGATAAAGAAAACAATCAACTTGTTTTCGCACGGGCCGGACACAATCCGGTGATCGTTCGCAAAAAGATGGCCAAAAAACCGGAGTTTCTGAAACCAAACGGATTGGCAATCGGTCTGGAAAAAGGTCAGTTATTCTCACAAACAATTGAAGAAGCCACCATCCCCATGGAAAAAGATGACATTTTCGTATTCTTTACCGATGGTGTTTCAGAGGCCATGAACAACAATGGCGATGAGTTTGGTGAAGAGAGGCTTCAACAAATTATCAGTCAAAACGGTCAATGTTCTGCAGACGACCTCCTCAACAAGATAACACGGGAAGTCAAAAAATTTGCGGGTAAAGCCAAGCAGCACGATGATATTACTATGGTTGTGGTTAAGGTGGGGGGTAAGTAACAATGCTAAAGTGTTGCATATGCTAAAAGTCGTTGGAGTTTTGGATGAATAGAGCAATAGAGTCAAGATAAAGGCCTGGGGTTATATTCCCGGCCTTTACTTTTTTTCAAAAAAGAAATAAAAATCATCACCGCTCCCGAATTTCGATATTCCCACCGGAAGACCTCAAGGTCACCAACTTACCGCCGCCGTTTATTTCACCGCGCAAAGAACTTTTGCCGAAAGTGCCTCTGACCGTCAAGGGTAGATCCGAGTAAACGCGCCCGCCGGAAGTTGAGGCATCGATATCTGCTCGGAAGTCAGGAGGGACTTCGAGTGTAATCCCGCCGCCGGAAGTGTGCAAATCCATCGGTTTATCGATCTGCTTGAGCAATTCTGCCAGAATCGAGCCGCCCGAGGTCTTGGCGGTGAGGTTGCCGTTTATGTTTCTCAATCGTAACCCGCCACCGGAGCTGCGTGCTTTTAAGTCTCCGTTCACGCCGTCGACAGAGATAGAACCTCCGGAGGTTTTTGCATCCAGCGAACCACCGATTTCTCCTAGTCTAATGCCACCACCAGAGGTGTGAATATATGCTTCTCCCGTTGAGCGTTTCAGTGAAATACCGCCGCCAGAAGTTTCCGCACGTACCCGACCGTCAATTTCGCCTATTGAGATACCGCCGCCTGAGGTTTTCAACTCAACCTCTCCGATTAAGTCGGTGACTTTAATTCCGCCACCTGCGGTTCTAACGTCCAGATTGTACTCTTCAGGCACTTGAATTTCATAACGAACGTGCAAGCGATTCCTGCGGTGTGACCGGCGATCAAGCCATTCGCCAATTATTTCGACATCTTTGCCGCGGTGCTCAAAACGAATGTCAAATCGGTCAAACCACTCTTGAGCTTGCTCTTGACTGCGCACATCTGCTTCCAGAAAAACCAGAACTTCAACTTCTTCTCCGGCATGGCTGCGAACCTCGACAGACCCTTTGTCTGAATCCAAATAAAGTGTGCCGCCTTTTTTAACTTTGAAGTTTTTCTCAATGCGCTGCTCAAATTCACCTGCACTTACCTGGCTTACAATCAGCCCAGCAAGAAAAAAGCTTATCAAAATATTTGATTTTTTCATGAATTCCTCCAACTACTTTCTCAGCTTTTTAATATGAATGTCACCATTTACCGTGTAAAGTTCAATGAGATCACCGCCACCGTTGATGTCCCCTTCGCTGCGAATTGATCTGCTGCGTCGATGACGCCGCCTTGACCTTCTCTCTTCTCCGGTGTCCTCAGTGCTCGTCAGTGGAAAATCAGAATAAATATTGTAATCATCCCAGCGATCCGAAATTTCGATTTCGGCTCGAATGGTCGCCGGTAACTTTTCCGGAATGTAGATAACCAACTCACCGCCTGCTGTGCGCAAATCCACACGGTGGTTCTTTTTAAAATCTTCGAGGGTAATTTCAACTGAAATATCCCCGCCGGCTGTTTTTCCCTCAACGCCACCTTTGACATCTTTCAAATCAATGTCGCCGCCGGATGTTGACGTCTTAACACTGCCATTGATCATATCTCCTTTAACATCTCCGCCCGAGGTTGAGGCATCCAACCTGCCGCCGATGTTGCGCAAGTCGATATCACCGCCGGAGGTGTGGACTTCAACATCTCCTTGAGTATTAACCACTTCAATGTCACCGCCGGAGGTGTGCGCTTTAACTTCTCCCCCGACATCTTTAATTTCGATGCTTCCGCCCGAAGTGTGCAAATCAATGCGGTTTTTTGAATTTCTCAGCACAATATCACCACCGGAAGTTTTCGCAACCAACGGTCCACCGATATTCTCAAGCTCAATATCTCCGCCGGAAGTTTTAATTCGAACACTCTTGGTAGAATTTGTCACCTCAATATCGCCGCCGGAGGTATGGGCATCTACTTCGCCATCGATTTCCTCGAGAACAATATCACCACCGGAAGTTTTTAATTTCACATCACCATTTAATCGGCTGACGCTGATATCACCACCCCGGATTTTGATGTCAACCATAAAAACTTTTGGCACGGTCACATCAAACTCACTCTTAATCCAATCCCTCGAGTAATATTCACCGCCAATCTCAATTGTATTTCCGCGTTGCCGATAGTTTGACTTGGACTTTTCAAGAACGGTCCTGGCTTCCTTCTCAGTATAAACATCCATTCTCTTCAGCTCTTTCACGAAAACCTCTTTTTTGTCCCAGGTCGTAATCCGAACATCCCCGCGTACATCAGAAATAATTAATTGTCCACCTTCCTGTACTTTAAAGGTTTT carries:
- a CDS encoding PQQ-binding-like beta-propeller repeat protein, whose amino-acid sequence is MFRPTEVFRYYLLFLLCIPNTIVIGGNDDASDKSKSSNWLMFRGNPQLTGVKEGELPENPEPLWTFEASDAVESTAAIYNGTVYFGTLDGNFYAIDFATGKLKWKLEGTDPIKSSPSIYNDTVYFGDELGKFYALNAKTGENIWTFEAEGEINSSANFYKDKVLFGAYDNFLYCLSAKDGGLVWKFETEGYVHGTPAILDDHAFVTGCDYYFRVIDIPSGKEVQKIDLGAYVAASPAVHNDRAYFGSFGNQVYCIDLKKSNIAWQYEHPKRKFPYYSSAAVTEKVVIVGGRDKMVHALNPKTGESLWTYQAKAKIESSPVIIGNKAIIASTRGIIFIFDIHSGKLLWEFDTASAIASSASFADGKFIIGNDDGIVFCFGKK
- a CDS encoding iron-containing alcohol dehydrogenase, whose protein sequence is MQIFDYNPTTRVIFGENAIDQLGASTKELGVQKALLVSDPGLAKAGHVERAVQSLSRSSFESVVFQGVEENPTTKHVESGVQFAKKHEPIDVIIALGGGSAMDTAKGINFLLTNGGRMEDYWGTGKATKPMLPVIGIPTTAGTGSEAQSYALIANEETHQKMACGDIKARFKTVILDPTLLQTVPRKVAAVTGIDAISHAIESFVSMKRNAISQMFSREAWKLLSENYQAFISDRQNLEAAGNMLLGAHFAGNAIENSMLGAAHACANPLTAHFDIAHGIAVGLMLPHVIKFNAETVNGFYDELAETTGLKSGAESLAARITELFEMNHLPVRLRDCHISETEIPELAQEAAQQWTGKFNPRPVGEKELLELYEKAF
- a CDS encoding HNH endonuclease yields the protein MYTQVLVLNASYEPIHICGIKRAIILIVKGLARSEQNTPRVMRSPSTVFPVPAVIRLLHYVQIPYRKKAYSKKHIYLRDGYTCQYCGDVHTPHELTLDHILPQSRGGKNVWENLVTCCRKCNSKKSDLTPREADMVILNKPKPLGSYFYLHLVRSKARNNQYWRKYLYYE
- a CDS encoding HlyC/CorC family transporter codes for the protein MEYFFQLFVIFFFVFLNAFFVAAEFAIVKVRPSQIEQKAAEGIFAAGIAKKILDELDAYLSACQVGITLASLALGWLGEPYLASWFEPLFAQLGIKTQAIIHGLAFGVAFTIITYLHIVLGEMAPKSLSIRLAEKTALWVALPLYAFYKTFKPFIVALNHSALFLIKLVGVNPESESEMAHSEDELKLIFAHSAQSGHLTRREVEMMENVLSLHEKIGKQIMIPRTSVVYLSTTNTFSENLKITQESQHTRYPLCKSDLDQVLGMVHIKDVMAATARGEKRLRMNKLKRDILFYPETITLDALFREFQRTKLHMAVLIDEYGGTIGVATLEDVLEELVGEIYDEFDEPIAFIRQVGGREYLLDGLCPVKLCEERLKIKLPEFDVETVGGVVFSMAGNIPEPGSKLDFENGKIIIEGLDRQRIAKVRVIVEDKSQKIAVEKKS
- a CDS encoding dihydrodipicolinate reductase; protein product: MENQLKVVQYGLGPIGIEAAKLVLQKKRLKLVGGIDVDPDKIGVNLGDVLGLDSKLKISVSNDPQKVLNETQPDIVLHSTGSFLAKVEEQLRICLQAGASVVSSCEELFYPYRRDSKFCARIDKVAEENKTTVVGTGVNPGFSMDVLVLAMSGVCTKIEKIVATRVVDASKRRLPLQKKVGAGLTPDEFRNLVRQGKLGHIGLVESLYAVADKIGFQFDELKETIDPQISTKTIETDYLTVQQGEVAGILHVAKALKNGVELIKLELQIFIGAEKERDSVTIEGEPPIHLNVEGGIFGDKATIARMINAIPVVSNASPGLTTVVDLPLATYFK
- a CDS encoding flagellar motor protein MotB, coding for MNTFSTFLLILFVLLLGISGYFYLDKVSPLQSQLKEIRQENEELGFRVEQLEQQNAVLTKQVEQKVQELSDAKNEEINQLKSTYEDLIGELKEQVEAGEITITQLADQLKVRIVDRIIFPSGEAELSEKGMKVLGQVGGILKQTKDKRIKVEGHTDNVPIHLNLKSQFDSNWELSVARATNVVRFLTEEVGLNAESLEASGFGEHRPIATNKTRRGRAKNRRIEIRLLPQNEDILRIAEKRSK
- a CDS encoding RNA methyltransferase; amino-acid sequence: MIYALVENVRSLYNVGAIFRTADGAGVTKLFLTGISGQPPHREIRKVALGAEESVPWEYFPESVTLVEKLKRENIQIVVLEATDKSIPYDRADFRFPVCLVVGHEYNGVSEEIVKRADFLINIPMRGKKISLNVAVAFGIAVYGIAKSKNDLDP